A DNA window from Mastomys coucha isolate ucsf_1 unplaced genomic scaffold, UCSF_Mcou_1 pScaffold21, whole genome shotgun sequence contains the following coding sequences:
- the Lrrc32 gene encoding transforming growth factor beta activator LRRC32 isoform X3: MSHQILLLLAMLTLGLAISQRREQVPCRTVKKEALCHGLGLLQVPSVLSLDIQALYLSGNQLQSILASPLGFYTALRHLDLSDNEISFLQPGVFQALPYLEHLNLARNKLATGMALNSAGLGRLPFVVSLDLSGNSLHGSLVDRLLGEAPRLRTLSLAENSLTRLARHTFWGMPAVEQLDLHSNVLMDIEDGAFEALPHLTHLNLSRNSLTCISDFSLQQLQVLDLSCNSIEAFQTALEPQTQFQLAWLDLRENKLLHFPDLAAFPRLIYLNVSNNLIQLPVGLPQGSEGLHAPSEGWSASLLSNPSRNASTHPLSQLLNLDLSYNEIEQVPAGFLEHLTSLRYLNLSRNCLRSFEARQVGSLPCLVLLDLSHNMLEALELGTKALGSLKTLLLQDNALRELPPYTFASLASLQRLNLQGNQVSPCGGQAERGPPGCVDFSGIPTLHILNMAGNSMETLRAGSFLHTPLTELDLSANPGLDVAMGALVGLEASLEVLELQGNGLIVLRVDLPCFLRLKHLNLAENRLSHLPAWTRAVSLEVLDLRNNSFSVLPGKAMGGLETSLRRLYLQGNPLSCCGNGWLAAQLHQGRVDVDATRDLTCRFGSQEEVSLSLVRPEDCEKGGLKNVNLIIILSFTLVSAIVLTTLAACCFLRRQKLSQQYKA; encoded by the exons ATGAGCCACCAGATCCTGCTACTCTTGGCCATGCTGACCCTTGGCCTGGCTATCTCTCAGCGTCGAGAGCAAGTTCCCTGTAGGACG GTGAAAAAGGAGGCCTTGTGCCACGGCCTTGGCCTGCTTCAGGTCCCCTCAGTGCTCTCATTGGACATCCAAGCTCTCTACTTGTCCGGGAACCAGTTGCAGAGCATCCTGGCCTCCCCTTTGGGCTTCTATACAGCACTTCGTCACCTGGATTTAAGTGACAACGAGATTAGCTTCCTACAGCCCGGGGTCTTCCAGGCCCTGCCCTACCTGGAGCACCTCAACCTGGCCCGCAACAAGCTTGCCACAGGCATGGCACTGAACAGTGCTGGTCTGGGCCGCCTGCCCTTTGTGGTCTCCCTGGACCTGTCTGGGAACAGCCTGCATGGCAGTCTGGTGGACCGGCTGTTGGGTGAGGCCCCGAGGCTGCGCACACTCTCACTGGCAGAGAACAGCCTCACTCGCCTGGCACGCCACACCTTCTGGGGTATGCCAGCGGTGGAGCAACTGGACCTCCACAGCAATGTTCTCATGGACATTGAGGATGGTGCCTTTGAGGCCCTGCCCCACCTGACTCACCTCAATCTCTCCAGGAACTCCCTCACCTGCATCTCAGACTTCAGCCTCCAGCAGCTGCAGGTACTAGACCTAAGCTGCAACAGCATTGAGGCCTTCCAGACGGCCCTGGAACCGCAGACCCAGTTCCAGCTGGCCTGGCTCGACCTACGGGAGAACAAGCTGCTCCACTTCCCCGACCTGGCCGCATTCCCGAGACTCATCTACCTGAATGTGTCTAACAACCTCATTCAGCTCCCTGTGGGGCTGCCCCAGGGCAGTGAGGGCCTCCATGCACCCTCTGAAGGCTGGTCAGCCTCTCTACTGTCCAACCCCAGCCGGAATGCCAGCACTCACCCCCTCTCCCAGCTCCTGAACCTGGATCTGAGTTACAATGAAATTGAACAGGTCCCTGCTGGCTTTCTTGAGCATCTGACCTCCCTGCGTTACCTCAACCTCAGCAGAAATTGCCTGCGATCCTTTGAGGCTCGGCAAGTGGGCTCCCTGCCCTGCCTGGTGCTTTTGGACTTGAGCCACAACATGCTAGAAGCATTAGAACTGGGTACCAAAGCCCTGGGGTCCCTGAAGACATTGCTTCTGCAGGACAATGCCTTGCGAGAACTTCCACCCTATACTTTTGCCAGTCTGGCCAGCCTGCAAAGGCTCAACCTACAGGGGAACCAGGTCAGTCCCTGTGGGGGACAAGCAGAGCGAGGTCCCCCGGGCTGTGTGGACTTCTCTGGGATCCCCACCCTTCATATTCTTAACATGGCAGGGAACTCAATGGAAACGCTCAGGGCAGGCAGCTTCCTCCACACCCCACTTACTGAGCTGGACCTCTCTGCCAATCCTGGTCTGGATGTGGCCATGGGGGCCCTGGTGGGCCTGGAGGCATCCTTGGAGGTCCTGGAACTTCAAGGTAACGGGTTGATTGTCTTGAGAGTGGACTTGCCCTGCTTTCTTCGTCTCAAGCACCTTAACCTTGCTGAGAACCGTCTAAGTCACCTGCCTGCTTGGACACGGGCTGTGTCCCTGGAGGTGCTGGATCTGCGGAATAACAGCTTCAGCGTCCTGCCAGGCAAGGCCATGGGTGGCCTGGAGACCAGCCTCCGGCGGCTGTACTTGCAGGGAAATCCACTCAGTTGCTGCGGCAACGGCTGGCTGGCAGCCCAGTTGCACCAGGGCCGAGTGGATGTGGATGCTACTCGGGACCTAACCTGCCGCTTTGGCTCCCAGGAGGAGGTGTCCCTGAGCTTAGTGCGTCCAGAGGATTGTGAGAAGGGAGGGCTGAAGAATGTCAACCTCATCATCATCCTCAGTTTCACCCTGGTCTCTGCCATAGTCCTCACCACGCTGGCTGCCTGCTGCTTCCTCCGAAGGCAGAAGCTCAGCCAACAATACAAAGCCTGA
- the Lrrc32 gene encoding transforming growth factor beta activator LRRC32 isoform X2, giving the protein MAGAAPSRPAGAALQRSGLGGPDPRGCANDARRSRAAAAALSQVKKEALCHGLGLLQVPSVLSLDIQALYLSGNQLQSILASPLGFYTALRHLDLSDNEISFLQPGVFQALPYLEHLNLARNKLATGMALNSAGLGRLPFVVSLDLSGNSLHGSLVDRLLGEAPRLRTLSLAENSLTRLARHTFWGMPAVEQLDLHSNVLMDIEDGAFEALPHLTHLNLSRNSLTCISDFSLQQLQVLDLSCNSIEAFQTALEPQTQFQLAWLDLRENKLLHFPDLAAFPRLIYLNVSNNLIQLPVGLPQGSEGLHAPSEGWSASLLSNPSRNASTHPLSQLLNLDLSYNEIEQVPAGFLEHLTSLRYLNLSRNCLRSFEARQVGSLPCLVLLDLSHNMLEALELGTKALGSLKTLLLQDNALRELPPYTFASLASLQRLNLQGNQVSPCGGQAERGPPGCVDFSGIPTLHILNMAGNSMETLRAGSFLHTPLTELDLSANPGLDVAMGALVGLEASLEVLELQGNGLIVLRVDLPCFLRLKHLNLAENRLSHLPAWTRAVSLEVLDLRNNSFSVLPGKAMGGLETSLRRLYLQGNPLSCCGNGWLAAQLHQGRVDVDATRDLTCRFGSQEEVSLSLVRPEDCEKGGLKNVNLIIILSFTLVSAIVLTTLAACCFLRRQKLSQQYKA; this is encoded by the coding sequence GTGAAAAAGGAGGCCTTGTGCCACGGCCTTGGCCTGCTTCAGGTCCCCTCAGTGCTCTCATTGGACATCCAAGCTCTCTACTTGTCCGGGAACCAGTTGCAGAGCATCCTGGCCTCCCCTTTGGGCTTCTATACAGCACTTCGTCACCTGGATTTAAGTGACAACGAGATTAGCTTCCTACAGCCCGGGGTCTTCCAGGCCCTGCCCTACCTGGAGCACCTCAACCTGGCCCGCAACAAGCTTGCCACAGGCATGGCACTGAACAGTGCTGGTCTGGGCCGCCTGCCCTTTGTGGTCTCCCTGGACCTGTCTGGGAACAGCCTGCATGGCAGTCTGGTGGACCGGCTGTTGGGTGAGGCCCCGAGGCTGCGCACACTCTCACTGGCAGAGAACAGCCTCACTCGCCTGGCACGCCACACCTTCTGGGGTATGCCAGCGGTGGAGCAACTGGACCTCCACAGCAATGTTCTCATGGACATTGAGGATGGTGCCTTTGAGGCCCTGCCCCACCTGACTCACCTCAATCTCTCCAGGAACTCCCTCACCTGCATCTCAGACTTCAGCCTCCAGCAGCTGCAGGTACTAGACCTAAGCTGCAACAGCATTGAGGCCTTCCAGACGGCCCTGGAACCGCAGACCCAGTTCCAGCTGGCCTGGCTCGACCTACGGGAGAACAAGCTGCTCCACTTCCCCGACCTGGCCGCATTCCCGAGACTCATCTACCTGAATGTGTCTAACAACCTCATTCAGCTCCCTGTGGGGCTGCCCCAGGGCAGTGAGGGCCTCCATGCACCCTCTGAAGGCTGGTCAGCCTCTCTACTGTCCAACCCCAGCCGGAATGCCAGCACTCACCCCCTCTCCCAGCTCCTGAACCTGGATCTGAGTTACAATGAAATTGAACAGGTCCCTGCTGGCTTTCTTGAGCATCTGACCTCCCTGCGTTACCTCAACCTCAGCAGAAATTGCCTGCGATCCTTTGAGGCTCGGCAAGTGGGCTCCCTGCCCTGCCTGGTGCTTTTGGACTTGAGCCACAACATGCTAGAAGCATTAGAACTGGGTACCAAAGCCCTGGGGTCCCTGAAGACATTGCTTCTGCAGGACAATGCCTTGCGAGAACTTCCACCCTATACTTTTGCCAGTCTGGCCAGCCTGCAAAGGCTCAACCTACAGGGGAACCAGGTCAGTCCCTGTGGGGGACAAGCAGAGCGAGGTCCCCCGGGCTGTGTGGACTTCTCTGGGATCCCCACCCTTCATATTCTTAACATGGCAGGGAACTCAATGGAAACGCTCAGGGCAGGCAGCTTCCTCCACACCCCACTTACTGAGCTGGACCTCTCTGCCAATCCTGGTCTGGATGTGGCCATGGGGGCCCTGGTGGGCCTGGAGGCATCCTTGGAGGTCCTGGAACTTCAAGGTAACGGGTTGATTGTCTTGAGAGTGGACTTGCCCTGCTTTCTTCGTCTCAAGCACCTTAACCTTGCTGAGAACCGTCTAAGTCACCTGCCTGCTTGGACACGGGCTGTGTCCCTGGAGGTGCTGGATCTGCGGAATAACAGCTTCAGCGTCCTGCCAGGCAAGGCCATGGGTGGCCTGGAGACCAGCCTCCGGCGGCTGTACTTGCAGGGAAATCCACTCAGTTGCTGCGGCAACGGCTGGCTGGCAGCCCAGTTGCACCAGGGCCGAGTGGATGTGGATGCTACTCGGGACCTAACCTGCCGCTTTGGCTCCCAGGAGGAGGTGTCCCTGAGCTTAGTGCGTCCAGAGGATTGTGAGAAGGGAGGGCTGAAGAATGTCAACCTCATCATCATCCTCAGTTTCACCCTGGTCTCTGCCATAGTCCTCACCACGCTGGCTGCCTGCTGCTTCCTCCGAAGGCAGAAGCTCAGCCAACAATACAAAGCCTGA
- the Lrrc32 gene encoding transforming growth factor beta activator LRRC32 isoform X1 has product MYGAECPVPEGSKKANSGAGCCSEGRAMSHQILLLLAMLTLGLAISQRREQVPCRTVKKEALCHGLGLLQVPSVLSLDIQALYLSGNQLQSILASPLGFYTALRHLDLSDNEISFLQPGVFQALPYLEHLNLARNKLATGMALNSAGLGRLPFVVSLDLSGNSLHGSLVDRLLGEAPRLRTLSLAENSLTRLARHTFWGMPAVEQLDLHSNVLMDIEDGAFEALPHLTHLNLSRNSLTCISDFSLQQLQVLDLSCNSIEAFQTALEPQTQFQLAWLDLRENKLLHFPDLAAFPRLIYLNVSNNLIQLPVGLPQGSEGLHAPSEGWSASLLSNPSRNASTHPLSQLLNLDLSYNEIEQVPAGFLEHLTSLRYLNLSRNCLRSFEARQVGSLPCLVLLDLSHNMLEALELGTKALGSLKTLLLQDNALRELPPYTFASLASLQRLNLQGNQVSPCGGQAERGPPGCVDFSGIPTLHILNMAGNSMETLRAGSFLHTPLTELDLSANPGLDVAMGALVGLEASLEVLELQGNGLIVLRVDLPCFLRLKHLNLAENRLSHLPAWTRAVSLEVLDLRNNSFSVLPGKAMGGLETSLRRLYLQGNPLSCCGNGWLAAQLHQGRVDVDATRDLTCRFGSQEEVSLSLVRPEDCEKGGLKNVNLIIILSFTLVSAIVLTTLAACCFLRRQKLSQQYKA; this is encoded by the exons ATGTATGGGGCAGAATGTCCCGTCCCGGAGGGAAGCAAGAAGGCAAATAGCGGAGCTGGCTGTTGCAGTGAAG GCAGAGCCATGAGCCACCAGATCCTGCTACTCTTGGCCATGCTGACCCTTGGCCTGGCTATCTCTCAGCGTCGAGAGCAAGTTCCCTGTAGGACG GTGAAAAAGGAGGCCTTGTGCCACGGCCTTGGCCTGCTTCAGGTCCCCTCAGTGCTCTCATTGGACATCCAAGCTCTCTACTTGTCCGGGAACCAGTTGCAGAGCATCCTGGCCTCCCCTTTGGGCTTCTATACAGCACTTCGTCACCTGGATTTAAGTGACAACGAGATTAGCTTCCTACAGCCCGGGGTCTTCCAGGCCCTGCCCTACCTGGAGCACCTCAACCTGGCCCGCAACAAGCTTGCCACAGGCATGGCACTGAACAGTGCTGGTCTGGGCCGCCTGCCCTTTGTGGTCTCCCTGGACCTGTCTGGGAACAGCCTGCATGGCAGTCTGGTGGACCGGCTGTTGGGTGAGGCCCCGAGGCTGCGCACACTCTCACTGGCAGAGAACAGCCTCACTCGCCTGGCACGCCACACCTTCTGGGGTATGCCAGCGGTGGAGCAACTGGACCTCCACAGCAATGTTCTCATGGACATTGAGGATGGTGCCTTTGAGGCCCTGCCCCACCTGACTCACCTCAATCTCTCCAGGAACTCCCTCACCTGCATCTCAGACTTCAGCCTCCAGCAGCTGCAGGTACTAGACCTAAGCTGCAACAGCATTGAGGCCTTCCAGACGGCCCTGGAACCGCAGACCCAGTTCCAGCTGGCCTGGCTCGACCTACGGGAGAACAAGCTGCTCCACTTCCCCGACCTGGCCGCATTCCCGAGACTCATCTACCTGAATGTGTCTAACAACCTCATTCAGCTCCCTGTGGGGCTGCCCCAGGGCAGTGAGGGCCTCCATGCACCCTCTGAAGGCTGGTCAGCCTCTCTACTGTCCAACCCCAGCCGGAATGCCAGCACTCACCCCCTCTCCCAGCTCCTGAACCTGGATCTGAGTTACAATGAAATTGAACAGGTCCCTGCTGGCTTTCTTGAGCATCTGACCTCCCTGCGTTACCTCAACCTCAGCAGAAATTGCCTGCGATCCTTTGAGGCTCGGCAAGTGGGCTCCCTGCCCTGCCTGGTGCTTTTGGACTTGAGCCACAACATGCTAGAAGCATTAGAACTGGGTACCAAAGCCCTGGGGTCCCTGAAGACATTGCTTCTGCAGGACAATGCCTTGCGAGAACTTCCACCCTATACTTTTGCCAGTCTGGCCAGCCTGCAAAGGCTCAACCTACAGGGGAACCAGGTCAGTCCCTGTGGGGGACAAGCAGAGCGAGGTCCCCCGGGCTGTGTGGACTTCTCTGGGATCCCCACCCTTCATATTCTTAACATGGCAGGGAACTCAATGGAAACGCTCAGGGCAGGCAGCTTCCTCCACACCCCACTTACTGAGCTGGACCTCTCTGCCAATCCTGGTCTGGATGTGGCCATGGGGGCCCTGGTGGGCCTGGAGGCATCCTTGGAGGTCCTGGAACTTCAAGGTAACGGGTTGATTGTCTTGAGAGTGGACTTGCCCTGCTTTCTTCGTCTCAAGCACCTTAACCTTGCTGAGAACCGTCTAAGTCACCTGCCTGCTTGGACACGGGCTGTGTCCCTGGAGGTGCTGGATCTGCGGAATAACAGCTTCAGCGTCCTGCCAGGCAAGGCCATGGGTGGCCTGGAGACCAGCCTCCGGCGGCTGTACTTGCAGGGAAATCCACTCAGTTGCTGCGGCAACGGCTGGCTGGCAGCCCAGTTGCACCAGGGCCGAGTGGATGTGGATGCTACTCGGGACCTAACCTGCCGCTTTGGCTCCCAGGAGGAGGTGTCCCTGAGCTTAGTGCGTCCAGAGGATTGTGAGAAGGGAGGGCTGAAGAATGTCAACCTCATCATCATCCTCAGTTTCACCCTGGTCTCTGCCATAGTCCTCACCACGCTGGCTGCCTGCTGCTTCCTCCGAAGGCAGAAGCTCAGCCAACAATACAAAGCCTGA